The Bdellovibrionales bacterium DNA window ATTTTTGGGAACGCAAGACGGCCATGACCTTGATCGCCGATGCTGGTTTTGTTGTTCTTCCCGGAGGCTATGGCTCTTTGGATGAAGCGTTTGAATCGTTGATCTTTGCGGCGAGCACCAATAGGCACATCACTTTTGTTAATCAGGGCGGTTATTGGGATAATACGCTGTCCTTGTTTTCCTCCTTCGCGGCCCAAGGCTTAATGCCCCCCGAATACCTTAACTGTTTTTCCAGTGCCCCCAACGCCCAAACGGCTATTGAAGGGATCGTTCAACGCCGCCGCACACAGGGACAGATAGTGATGGAGCCACAGAAGAAAGCCATCGCGACAACAAGTTTGCGCAGCTATCTCTCTTTGACCCCCCAAGCTCTCCCCAACGCGATTTTCTCGTTTATCGGAAAAGCGCCGCGCATCGGCGTCATTGCCTCTGGCAACATTGGCAAGGAGGAAGCGAATTTCAATCTAACCAACAGAACCTATCGCGCCCGCTTTGTTGATAATACGACCATGATTGCCCGCCAGTTTGTTAAGGCTGGCGCAGCATTGGTTCTTATGGGGGCTCGTCGTGGCCTTCGCGCCAGAATGGCACAGGCCGTCTTAGAGGCTGGCGGCAAAGTTATTTGGCTTCAAAGAAACCCCACACGCCGGCCCCTGAACATCCGACAACTCAGCAACCAGGAAATGCAAATTGATGTGCCGCGCTATTTTGAAAGAGCGCGTCTCTTCGCGACCATCGCTCAAGGCCAATGTGTCATCGCAGGCGGCATTCATACGGCCAACGAAGCCCTTTCGCATGTCACGCGCAATCAAACGGGTCATGGCGATTATTGTGATGTCGTTCCGCATTGCCGCGATGTGGATCGCCCCCGTATGGTCGCCCATGCCTATGACCCGCCCCTTAATGATAATGGGCTGCGCTTATGGGAACCCTTGGCAAAGCAAGCTTGTCACTGCGCCAATGAAGGGTTTCTCGATAAGAAAGATTTAGGCCTGTTGCTTTTCCACAGGCGGGCCGAATCGATTGTCGGAAAAGTTATGGACGGCCTTGGAAATCAACCTGATTTTCTGGCCGAGCTTTCCAAAATGGGCAAGAGGAAGGCTTTTTCACCACCCCCTTTCTTTCGCGCCAGCAAATTTACGGCAGGGTGAAACAAAACAAACGCTAAATCGACCTTGCAAAAACGAACAACAAGTCTATACCAATTTCTTTAGAGAGAAAGTTATATCAGGCTTAAAATGTCAACAAACATTGCCCCTATATTGCCCCACTCACATCCGGCTCACGCAACAGCCGCCCCCCCCGATTCCCACCCCTATCCTTCATATCGGCGTTTCATTAGATTCCGTCTTCGACTTTTCCGAAGAGAAGCGCCTTTTAAAAGAGCAAGGAAACGAAGCCTATAAAAAGTATGTGCGCTCCCACCTTTTTGAGCCGCTTGAGCCGGCCAAAGCGTTTCCCTTTGTCGCCAAAATGCTTTCCTTTAACGACTCGCAAAACACGCTTGTCCAAGTCACCCTTATTGCCAACTGCACACCAGAAACAATCCTCCGCGCCAAGCATTCGATGCATTGCCACAAATTGATCGATCCCTTGCGCCCCGAACATTGCAGCGGCCTTACAGCCCAATTCGGCGGCAATGCCCTCAATAAAGTTCTTTCCAGAAACTCGGTTGATTTGTTTCTCTCACCCAATCCCAACGATGTTGAAACCCTTTTGAGCCTTGGCTATTGCGCGGGCCATGTCGAAGCAGGACGGGCGCGAGACGAACAATTC harbors:
- a CDS encoding LOG family protein, with protein sequence MAPPVVSMPFLRDLPTNPLGRLTPSTMIQSLGPRASQWQLEKRPFIAVYSGSREGKSPDHMVVAHELGQSIEDAGGVAVTGGTSPGLMGAVLENCSRQVCFIPELFASKTGAGVAIEDIHAHAVNHVVPDFWERKTAMTLIADAGFVVLPGGYGSLDEAFESLIFAASTNRHITFVNQGGYWDNTLSLFSSFAAQGLMPPEYLNCFSSAPNAQTAIEGIVQRRRTQGQIVMEPQKKAIATTSLRSYLSLTPQALPNAIFSFIGKAPRIGVIASGNIGKEEANFNLTNRTYRARFVDNTTMIARQFVKAGAALVLMGARRGLRARMAQAVLEAGGKVIWLQRNPTRRPLNIRQLSNQEMQIDVPRYFERARLFATIAQGQCVIAGGIHTANEALSHVTRNQTGHGDYCDVVPHCRDVDRPRMVAHAYDPPLNDNGLRLWEPLAKQACHCANEGFLDKKDLGLLLFHRRAESIVGKVMDGLGNQPDFLAELSKMGKRKAFSPPPFFRASKFTAG